The following are from one region of the Nicotiana tomentosiformis chromosome 7, ASM39032v3, whole genome shotgun sequence genome:
- the LOC104098837 gene encoding peroxidase 3-like, translated as MAKFGCLGNFLVLCILLGVLSSSHAQLQLNFYAKSCPKAEKIIQDYVQKHIPNAPSLAAALLRLHFHDCFVRGCDGSVLLNFTSSTKNQTEKVAVPNQTLRGFSFIDGVKKIVEAECPGVVSCADIVALVARDSVVVTGAPFWNVPTGRRDGTISNASEASENIPPPTSNFSSLQTSFASKGLDLKDLVLLTGAHTIGISHCSSFSTRLYNFTGVLGTQDPSLDSEYAANLKVKKCKSINDNTTIVEMDPGSFRTFDLSYFKLLLKRRGLFQSDAALTTSATTKLYINQLVQGSLKQFYAEFAQAMEKMSRIEVKTGSAGEIRKQCAVVNS; from the exons ATGGCTAAATTTGGCTGTTTGGGTAATTTTCTAGTGTTGTGCATTCTACTAGGAGTATTGAGTTCTAGCCATGCTCAGTTACAGCTCAACTTTTATGCAAAGAGCTGTCCAAAAGCAGAGAAGATAATTCAAGATTATGTCCAAAAGCATATCCCAAATGCTCCATCTCTTGCAGCAGCCTTGCTCAGACTGCATTTCCACGATTGCTTTGTCAGG GGTTGTGATGGTTCTGTACTTCTGAATTTCACGTCGAGCACAAAAAATCAAACGGAAAAAGTGGCTGTCCCTAATCAAACATTGAGAGGCTTCTCATTCATTGATGGTGTAAAGAAAATAGTTGAAGCTGAATGCCCTGGTGTAGTCTCTTGTGCAGATATTGTTGCATTGGTTGCTAGAGACTCTGTTGTGGTGACT GGAGCCCCTTTCTGGAATGTACCAACTGGTAGAAGAGATGGAACAATATCAAATGCCTCTGAAGCCTCGGAAAACATCCCTCCTCCAACTAGTAACTTTTCCAGTCTTCAGACATCTTTTGCTAGCAAAGGTCTTGACCTAAAAGACTTGGTCCTATTGACTG GTGCACATACTATTGGAATCTCTCATTGCTCGTCATTTTCAACACGTTTATACAATTTTACTGGAGTTTTGGGAACACAAGATCCATCTCTAGACAGTGAATATGCAGCTAATCTTAAGGTGAAGAAATGCAAATCAATCAATGACAATACCACAATTGTTGAAATGGATCCTGGCAGTTTCAGGACATTTGATCTTAGCTACTTTAAGCTTCTGCTCAAGAGAAGAGGGCTATTCCAATCTGATGCAGCCTTGACTACAAGTGCGACAACAAAGTTATACATCAACCAGCTAGTACAAGGATCGCTCAAACAATTCTATGCTGAATTTGCTCAGGCAATGGAGAAAATGAGCAGAATTGAAGTCAAGACTGGCTCTGCTGGTGAAATTAGGAAGCAATGTGCAGTTGTGAATAGTTAA
- the LOC138895293 gene encoding uncharacterized protein produces MSVKGVKLTFARPVREPGSLDTEYKEENQEISSSPMKKESKVDQTDSSEKFDSTKTAPDLVSIGNTPSSTEFFMDVQEKEAIENMLSIANEGVVIERTQDNTTGVPTEGSDPSSEDPTQGSSQDPQVSIDPAPSPHFDAEPLSVIVSEMRSDSEEVVWESEKDSDDMPIANLTRHRPMVAQESTPKRPSTRLQRKEALESTLKNIQAKSRRRKLVKDGKFVSEKTVPVMYVNDEIEEEPGSLTRKRSQKHGLPNPKRGSSVSAESLNKFDDAVASENVVKESGDKFVEESAARVMEELGEKSVKSDEKEKNVCKSAKRKADTDEEPGSSKKARVGNPRSAGKERLRSQKVLWGRTFAHDILEEAGMRQLVEICEF; encoded by the exons ATGTCGGTAAAAGGGGTTAAGCTTACATTTGCAAGACctgtcagggaacctggttctcttgacacag AGTACAAAGAAGAAAATCAGGAAATTTCAAGTTCGCCTATGAAAAAGGAGTCAAAGGTAGATCAGACTGATAGTTCTGAGAAGTTTGACTCAACAAAGACTGCTCCTGATCTTGTGTCCATAGGCAACACTCCTTCCTCTACTGAGTTTTTCATGGATGTACAAGAGAAAGAAGCCATAGAGAACATGCTATCTATAGCTAATGAAGGGGTTGTTATAGAAAGAA CACAGGACAATACTACTGGGGTACCAACTGAGGGATCTGATCCCTCCTCAGAGGATCCAACTCAGGGATCCTCTCAAGATCCCCAGGTCAGTATTGATCCTGCTCCCTCCCCTCATTTCGATGCTGAGCCTTTGTCTGTGATTGTGTCTGAGATGAGATCTGATTCCGAAGAAGTAGTTTGGGAAAGTGAAAAGGATTCTGATGACATGCCAATTGCTAACTTGACTAGGCATAGACCAATGGTTGCTCAAGAGTCTACTCCTAAGCGACCTAGTACAAGGTTGCAAAGGaaggaggctcttgagtctaCGCTTAAGAACATCCAAGCTAAGTCAAGGAGAAGAAAATTAGTGAAAGATGGGAAATTTGTGAGCGAGAAGACAGTGCCAGTTATGTATGTGAATGATGAAATagaagaggaacctggttccttgacTAGAAAGCGCTCACAGAAGCATGGTCTCCCCAATCCTAAAAGGGGATCTTCTGTGTCTGCTGAAAGTCTGAACAAGTTTGATGATGCTGTCGCTAGTGAAAATGTGGTGAAAGAATCTGGTGATAAGTTTGTAGAAGAGTCTGCTGCCAGGGTGATGGAAGAATTGGGTGAAAAGTCTGTGAAGTCtgatgaaaaagaaaagaatgttTGCAAGTCTGCTAAGAGAAAAGCTGATACagatgaggaacctggttcctcaaagAAGGCCAGAGTGGGTAATCCAAGGAGTGCTGGGAAAGAGAGGTTAAgaagtcaaaaggtgctatggGGCCGCACATTTGCCCATGATATCTTGGAGGAGGCTGGTATGAGACAACTAGTTGAGATCTGTGAGTTCTAA